A genomic stretch from Kribbella amoyensis includes:
- a CDS encoding DUF6703 family protein, whose translation MSSSSGQPASPLRQRITKISYPYVAKLHSMPKLTLPGITLVLALLGVFAPVPAAVPALILLALLLSWLGFLSWPVVSNGQRALRVFAVLVILLFAVSRIAGA comes from the coding sequence ATGAGTTCCTCCAGCGGCCAGCCGGCCAGCCCGCTCCGGCAGCGGATCACCAAGATCAGCTACCCGTACGTGGCCAAGCTGCACTCCATGCCGAAGCTGACGCTGCCCGGTATCACCCTGGTCCTGGCCCTGCTCGGCGTCTTCGCCCCGGTCCCGGCCGCCGTCCCGGCCCTGATCCTGCTGGCCCTGCTGCTGAGCTGGCTCGGCTTCCTCTCCTGGCCCGTGGTCAGCAACGGCCAGCGAGCCTTGCGGGTCTTCGCGGTCCTGGTCATCCTGCTCTTCGCGGTCTCCCGGATCGCCGGCGCCTGA